The following are encoded in a window of Torulaspora globosa chromosome 4, complete sequence genomic DNA:
- the FRA1 gene encoding aminopeptidase P (ancestral locus Anc_4.29), with the protein MSATRPSVSYAGGDAGLRAASGVTRPFRPCADCTCSPGLLSRQGRRSSMFLKQLENNRRKGGKDARASTLSGSGNESIYSSDSLCRTTREINTSERLLKLRLEMIKHDLCCYIVPSEDEHQSEYVSLADQRRAFISGFTGSAGVACITRNLLNFNEKHPDGKSVLSTDGRYFNQASQELDFNWSLLKQGEDSLTWQQWCIKEAEDMSQGLGGKVARIGVDPRLISYEQVRNFNSLIEGNVSAASGAKVELVPVEQNLIDAIWSEFEVVPDRNCNQLLLLSADFHGEPFEEKRQRLLKDIHKTYGESSSLVVVALDEICWLLNLRGSDIEYNPVFYSYLLIDDESTTLFTDNPTGDEIDTYLKENKVEVRPYKDVWNHLQGHAAKSESKKGSILIPDNSSWQLVLQVTSQNYKQIHSPVDLFKSVKNSTEIRNAHAAQVKDGVCLAQFFAWLEDQLVFSEALIDEYRAAEKLTSIRKTQKNFMGNSFETISSTGPNAAVIHYAPPMEGSSMIDPSKIYLCDSGSQFKEGTTDITRTIHMTTPTQQEIDHYTLVLKGNLAVERLVFPEGTTGIHIDAIARQFLWSHGLDYKHGTGHGIGSFLNVHEGPIGIGQRGSLIKFPLQPGNIISNEPGYYRDGEYGIRLENDLLVKRVEPAQGGKFLQFENLTMVPYCKKLINVKMLTREEKDQINEYHKRIWHSIVPFLQPRSVPFKWLKRETAAL; encoded by the coding sequence ATGTCGGCAACTAGGCCATCTGTGTCGTACGCTGGTGGCGACGCCGGTCTTCGTGCCGCTAGCGGAGTAACGAGGCCTTTTAGACCATGTGCGGATTGCACCTGTTCTCCTGGATTGCTTTCCAGACAGGGTAGAAGATCCTCGATGTTTTTGAAACAGTTGGAGAATAACAGAAGAAAGGGTGGTAAAGATGCTAGAGCTTCCACATTGAGTGGTTCAGGTAATGAATCTATTTATTCTTCCGATTCTCTTTGTCGAACAACCAGGGAGATCAATACCTCCGAGAGacttttgaaattgaggTTGGAAATGATCAAGCATGATTTGTGCTGTTACATTGTCCCCAGCGAAGACGAGCACCAGTCAGAATATGTTTCGCTTGCCGATCAGAGGCGGGCCTTTATTTCTGGTTTCACTGGTTCTGCAGGAGTTGCCTGCATCACCCGTAACCTGTTGAATTTCAACGAGAAACATCCAGACGGGAAATCTGTTCTCAGCACTGATGGACGTTATTTCAACCAGGCGTCGCAGGAGCTCGATTTCAATTGGAGTTTGTTAAAACAGGGGGAGGATTCCTTAACGTGGCAACAGTGGTGTATCAAGGAGGCCGAGGATATGTCTCAAGGTTTAGGCGGCAAGGTGGCCAGAATTGGCGTTGATCCCAGGTTGATCAGCTACGAACAGGTCAGGAATTTCAATAGCTTGATCGAGGGAAATGTCTCTGCAGCATCAGGTGCGAAAGTTGAATTGGTGCCTGTGGAGCAAAATTTGATCGACGCTATTTGGAGCGAGTTTGAAGTGGTGCCGGACCGAAATTGCAATCAACTATTATTGCTATCAGCAGACTTTCATGGTGAGCCCTTCGAAGAGAAACGCCAGCGGCTATTGAAGGACATCCACAAGACATACGGAGAGTCTTCCAGCTTGGTAGTGGTGGCCTTGGACGAGATATGCTGGCTTTTAAACTTACGTGGTTCGGATATTGAGTACAATCCTGTGTTTTACAGCTATCTCCTTATTGATGACGAGAGCACAACTTTGTTTACGGATAACCCGACGGGGGACGAGATCGACACTTACTTGAAGGAAAACAAAGTTGAAGTTAGGCCATATAAGGATGTTTGGAATCATTTGCAGGGACACGCAGCAAAGAGCGAGTCGAAGAAGGGAAGCATTTTGATCCCTGACAACTCATCATGGCAATTGGTCCTTCAGGTGACATCTCAAAACTATAAACAGATCCATTCGCCTGTagatcttttcaagtcGGTAAAGAACTCTACGGAGATCAGAAACGCTCATGCTGCACAAGTCAAAGACGGTGTATGTTTGGCACAATTCTTCGCATGGCTGGAAGATCAACTCGTTTTTTCAGAAGCCTTAATTGATGAATACCGTGCCGCCGAAAAATTAACCAGCATCAGAAAAACTCAAAAGAATTTCATGGGTAATTCTTTTGAGACGATCTCATCCACGGGTCCCAATGCTGCTGTGATCCATTATGCGCCACCCATGGAGGGCTCTTCCATGATCGATCCATCCAAGATATACCTGTGCGATTCCGGCTCTCAATTCAAGGAGGGAACAACAGATATAACAAGAACCATCCATATGACCACTCCAACACAACAAGAGATAGATCATTACACCCTGGTCCTGAAGGGTAACCTTGCTGTGGAGAGGTTAGTGTTCCCCGAGGGCACTACAGGTATACACATCGACGCTATCGCAAGGCAGTTCCTGTGGTCCCACGGATTGGACTACAAACACGGCACCGGACACGGTATCGGATCTTTCCTGAACGTCCATGAGGGACCCATCGGAATCGGCCAAAGAGGCAGTCTGATAAAGTTCCCATTGCAGCCGGGTAACATTATCAGCAACGAGCCCGGTTACTATAGGGACGGTGAATACGGCATAAGACTAGAAAACGATTTACTGGTAAAGAGAGTCGAGCCAGCTCAGGGTGGCAAATTCCTGCAATTCGAAAATCTGACCATGGTCCCCTACTGcaagaaattgatcaacgTCAAGATGCTTACAAGGGAGGAAAAAGATCAGATCAACGAGTATCATAAGAGGATATGGCATTCTATCGTGCCATTCCTTCAACCGCGGAGCGTTCCATTCAAGTGGCTCAAAAGAGAGACTGCTGCTCTGTGA
- the GPI13 gene encoding mannose-ethanolamine phosphotransferase GPI13 (ancestral locus Anc_4.28): protein MDERSIRRTLLSTSADEKRLYRARIRKFRKSHSLYVILLASLALLQFIAIAFFTRGFLLARRVLDDVGIKTEDYGKFEKAVVLVVDAMRFDFVIPVDPEEPGFNHNYHNNIDVLYESLFREHGSSLLLKFIADPPTTTLQRLKGLTTGSLPTFIDAGSNFDGSVIDEDNLIKQMFQQGKQVYFAGDDTWDKLFHPFLSSESVPYESLNVWDLDTVDNGVISYFREHLIDRADPGWDVLIGHMLGIDHVGHKYGPNHFTMREKQLQVNEFIGLIMAAIDDDTVLIVMGDHGMDHTGNHGGDSVDELESALFLYTKRPGMWSHLEPEAYNISKLGADYRQINQIDLVPTISILLGLPLPFNSLGWPVDEIASTKEERDFYARITLEQLELYKRTSDMITNSEKARALEEAWNRAIKDPSLAASYQSQFLEVCKDLWTRFDYWSIGTGIILLTISLVLLLSIMKLIPSIVVGQMVSEFAPWIAIMTLVSNACLHGLFYVFKQPAFLEDVLWCSLLATAIGIIVGCFIPVFDRYSLKWILIRFFEDLSDYWSRIGALLLTLHAISFTSNSFTIWEDRIVSFLLISLGMLTLYEFVFLPKRESTSALLTAAISEKQGTTSGVRQSTANSDSLPLTRFARLLGVYHSIVLIVCTRIASMISICREEQGQYCVPTFTTKNNYSLWCMGLCLLTVALIPSCIKGYYNLSLSYQAAAPIWIDFFLKGVLLTNFVYWTLTALENNAIGLSWNVSIFKFTIARIIAGFSLIASNIGWMMGPLCVKLNIHNTDAKSHQATILGYANAYGAQFFLLVINALMAIILFNKPLAQISLYLMCNQLLSILEIIDLLKLKENIIGPFALALLAYSQFFSTGHQATIPSVQWDIGFTLSETITFPFTQLAIILNTFGPQILVALSVALVTLWKQQPDVLKPQTLLGRIVSNCGSLLVYNTVLCLSSFVWVTHFRRHLMVWKIFCPRFLFASMSLIAVQIVVTFGTVAFASGRIIRQINDIFWK from the coding sequence ATGGATGAGCGTTCGATAAGACGAACTCTCTTGAGCACTTCGGCTGATGAAAAACGGCTGTATAGAGCTAGAATTAGGAAATTCAGAAAATCTCATAGCTTATATGTTATTTTGCTAGCGTCGTTGGCACTTTTGCAATTCATTGCAATCGCCTTTTTCACTAGAGGCTTTCTGTTGGCTCGACGGGTCCTTGATGATGTCGGGATCAAGACAGAGGATTATGGGAAGTTCGAAAAAGCGGTGGTGTTGGTGGTGgatgcgatgagatttGATTTCGTGATACCTGTAGATCCCGAGGAGCCTGGCTTCAACCACAATTACCATAACAATATTGACGTGCTCTATGAGAGTCTGTTTCGTGAACATGGTTCGTCtttgcttttgaaattcattGCTGATCCTCCTACTACGACTCTGCAGAGGTTGAAGGGCTTAACTACGGGTTCACTACCGACTTTTATCGATGCAGGGTCCAATTTCGATGGTAGTGTtatcgatgaagataatCTGATAAAGCAGATGTTTCAACAGGGCAAGCAAGTTTATTTTGCCGGCGACGATACGTGGGACAAGCTCTTTCATCCTTTCTTGTCTTCCGAGAGTGTGCCCTACGAGTCATTGAACGTGTGGGACTTGGATACCGTCGACAATGGGGTCATATCCTACTTCCGCGAACATCTCATAGACCGAGCGGATCCAGGATGGGATGTGCTGATTGGGCATATGTTGGGAATCGACCATGTGGGCCATAAGTACGGCCCGAATCATTTTACTATGCGCGAGAAGCAGTTGCAGGTTAACGAATTTATTGGTCTGATAATGGCCGCTATAGATGATGACACGGTACTGATAGTCATGGGAGATCATGGAATGGATCATACTGGTAATCATGGAGGTGACTCTGTCGATGAACTCGAGAGTGCTTTGTTCCTGTATACCAAGAGGCCAGGAATGTGGAGCCATCTAGAACCTGAGGCATACAACATTTCTAAACTAGGAGCAGACTATAGACAGATTAACCAAATCGATTTGGTACCGACGATCTCTATCCTACTCGGCTTACCGCTTCCGTTCAACAGTCTTGGATGGCCCGTCGATGAAATCGCAAGCacaaaagaagaaagggaTTTCTATGCTAGAATCACACTGGAGCAATTGGAGTTGTATAAGCGAACAAGTGATATGATCACTAATTCTGAGAAGGCTCGTGCATTAGAAGAAGCATGGAACAGAGCAATTAAGGATCCCTCGCTTGCTGCATCATATCAAAGCCAGTTCCTCGAAGTTTGTAAGGATTTGTGGACCAGATTCGATTATTGGAGTATAGGAACGGGTATTATTCTTTTAACGATATCGCTAGTCCTTTTACTTTCTATCATGAAGTTGATACCGTCTATTGTGGTGGGCCAAATGGTTTCTGAGTTTGCTCCGTGGATTGCAATAATGACTCTCGTTTCTAATGCCTGCCTTCATGGACTTTTTTATGTTTTCAAACAGCCGgcttttcttgaagatgttcTTTGGTGCTCATTACTTGCCACTGCCATTGGAATCATTGTTGGTTGCTTCATTCCGGTGTTTGACCGGTACAGTTTAAAGTGGATACTGATTAGATTTTTCGAGGATTTGTCCGATTATTGGTCTAGAATCGGTGCACTTTTGTTGACCCTTCATGCTATTTCATTTACCTCTAATTCTTTCACGATTTGGGAAGACAGAATTGTGAGCTTTCTGCTTATCTCACTGGGCATGCTCACTCTGTATGAGTTCGTCTTCCTGCCCAAACGGGAATCAACATCTGCTTTACTGACGGCTGCGATCAGCGAAAAGCAAGGCACCACATCTGGGGTCCGTCAATCAACTGCAAACTCAGATTCATTACCTTTAACGAGATTTGCACGCTTGCTTGGGGTCTATCATTCCATCGTACTGATAGTCTGCACAAGAATTGCATCCATGATCTCTATATGTCGAGAAGAGCAAGGCCAATACTGTGTACCGACCTTTACAACAAAGAACAATTACTCTTTGTGGTGTATGGGACTCTGCCTTTTGACTGTGGCCTTGATACCTTCATGCATAAAAGGTTATTACAACCTTTCTTTATCGTACCAAGCGGCTGCACCTATCTGGattgatttcttcttgaaaggtGTCCTTCTGACTAATTTTGTCTATTGGACCTTGACAGCGCTAGAAAACAATGCCATCGGATTATCATGGAATGTTTCAATTTTCAAATTTACTATTGCCAGAATAATCGCAGGCTTTTCCTTGATTGCATCAAACATAGGTTGGATGATGGGGCCTCTGTGTGTTAAACTCAACATCCACAACACGGATGCCAAATCTCATCAAGCAACAATATTGGGATACGCAAATGCGTATGGtgctcaattcttcctgCTGGTGATCAATGCTCTCATGGCAATCATATTATTCAACAAACCATTGGCACAAATTTCTCTGTACTTGATGTGCAACCAATTGCTATCTATATTAGAAATCATTGACCTTCTaaaactgaaagaaaaCATTATAGGGCCTTTCGCTTTGGCGCTTCTAGCCTACTCacagttcttcagcactGGTCATCAGGCAACAATCCCTTCTGTTCAATGGGATATTGGTTTTACACTGTCGGAGACAATCACATTTCCGTTTACTCAACTAGCAATCATTTTAAACACTTTCGGTCCTCAAATTTTGGTTGCACTCTCTGTGGCTCTCGTAACGCTTTGGAAACAACAGCCAGATGTGTTGAAACCACAGACGCTTTTGGGCAGAATAGTTTCCAACTGCGGTTCTCTATTGGTTTATAACACAGTGCTATGTCTGAGTTCCTTTGTTTGGGTTACTCACTTCCGCCGACATCTGATGGTTTGGAAGATCTTTTGCCCAAGATTTCTATTCGCTAGTATGAGCTTGATTGCTGTGCAAATCGTCGTCACGTTCGGAACCGTGGCATTCGCCAGCGGAAGAATCATAAGGCAGATTAACGACATTTTTTGGAAGTGA
- the SNF6 gene encoding Snf6p (ancestral locus Anc_4.27) translates to MAVIRKRRTFNTKTSRQQQLQQQQQLRAKQRFESSRLKPEQSTTTIHDESDTISFRSYLLMNFVKSAEYMDVLMTQPIPNDKIRPPALFPSSKTLEAMKERLRAQREQLRGAKEALERFTWGMDGKLRFLKDKLAKTENGCEGTEPILDEYLREFDLRSQTGRVVFHHDKFIHLRGDMREAPADYWEQYSLRLEQERKKALAAKQEEEARKEKLRLMEMEKRKKEMEEERRREELERQKQLEQLQRNGMGQVDTLHEHLAFPGSNQGSFPQAHTIANTQYAVQGQITANSNPLQLQEQLQNNGQQFFNQQAPQQTVLAQPQQREPMMQDQNVSQTQSQQQQQQQQQQQQPQQPQQPVPDGVESIFGGFDDEPFNNGFEDDFGELDTAFF, encoded by the coding sequence ATGGCAGTTATAAGGAAAAGGCGAACCTTTAATACCAAAACCAGtcggcagcagcagctgcagcaacaacaacaactACGGGCAAAACAAAGATTTGAAAGCTCGAGGCTGAAACCGGAGCAGTCGACTACCACGATTCATGATGAGAGTGATACCATTTCGTTTAGATCTTACCTGCTGATGAACTTTGTTAAATCCGCAGAGTACATGGACGTATTGATGACTCAACCGATTCCGAACGACAAAATTCGTCCTCCGGCGCTGTTTCCCAGTTCCAAGACTCTTGAAGCGATGAAAGAGAGGCTGAGGGCACAGAGGGAGCAGTTACGTGGTGCCAAGGAGGCTCTGGAGCGCTTTACTTGGGGCATGGATGGAAAACTTCGATTTTTGAAAGATAAACTGGCGAAAACCGAAAATGGGTGTGAAGGAACGGAGCCAATCTTGGACGAATATCTCAGagaatttgatcttcgAAGTCAGACGGGCAGGGTTGTGTTCCATCATGACAAGTTCATCCATTTACGAGGAGATATGAGGGAAGCACCAGCGGATTATTGGGAACAGTATTCTCTAAGGTTAGAACAAGAAAGGAAAAAGGCGCTGGCAGCGAagcaagaggaagaggcgAGAAAGGAGAAGCTACGTCTAATGGAGATggaaaagagaaagaaagaaatggagGAAGAGCGTAGACGAGAAGAGCTAGAAAGGCAAAAGCAGCTTGAGCAGTTGCAGAGAAATGGAATGGGTCAGGTGGACACACTACATGAGCATCTAGCATTCCCAGGATCCAATCAAGGATCGTTCCCGCAGGCTCACACAATTGCTAATACGCAGTATGCGGTGCAGGGACAGATTACCGCTAATTCGAATCCTTTGCAACTGCAGGAGCAGTTGCAGAATAACGGCcagcagttcttcaaccaaCAAGCTCCGCAACAAACGGTATTGGCGCAGCCGCAACAGCGTGAACCAATGATGCAAGACCAAAATGTATCACAAACTCAGtcgcagcagcaacaacaacagcagcaacagcaacagcagccacAGCAACCACAGCAACCAGTCCCTGATGGGGTAGAAAGCATTTTTGGAGGTTTCGACGATGAACCGTTCAACAATGGTTTTGAAGACGACTTCGGTGAGCTTGATACAGCATTCTTTTAG
- a CDS encoding uncharacterized protein (ancestral locus Anc_4.26), translating to MNVQIFSQFETSVFCDAPFICRTGRLWRSLDKRLRGIDAEKAIYFIPSNAEDIVLVNDGVLKWIYTVTGVAEGGYIEPTISITSGLNVNEASLVGFFRKSLDELSKEFDVEIAAQGKNQADGYDVHLIGLESHVLAAEPHFRSLLELYQASTHGGPEVFVDYFELDGYSLIPLVIGVDMANMRHLSRTYRTQVRLPPLVSHFSSSEGDVCRPHVLLSSDVHSLVLSAKKAILATVEMSQSSIYYHRLENVSPGKLLFIRKYYTSELKRMIIKYQSFIRVTESYVEFQAPCSTLLNSVIKVFTINILHQIVEIQITLTDDHSFTHDAIRAIVSDRECGPIVVMKLPGTESQLVLVKNHSFLQVGTASCATARPKSNEVMYHLSLILRALPQNSLRQLRAIFELHTDYEEFISGKKNGKVTRIMETVPSLIKLEKFLEDDNLFLILTADNFNDFSSAFSMVLNELPAEESFFIPELYHRPVIGAGGSVIQATMKKYNVFVRFSNSFFLPQNDLSHIRYDNVIIRCPYKNVSTILEAKRELNSLARGYGNAQARVLLRFSPGQYRHMLSFKRGAQMIGEIEKNYSVYIMFPFEEPANDYLLEIRGNDENPAEAAKELIKTCFGIERELKLNKPIKPTNDVYNSIVVPFKHAMQIEVTFSKSIVRLTYEQGSSLLPKAVQILTDYLKSQNLRIVSKDVTVDFIVTNDKPLM from the coding sequence ATGAATGTGCAGATATTCAGTCAGTTTGAGACGTCGGTATTCTGTGATGCGCCGTTTATTTGCCGAACTGGTCGTCTTTGGAGAAGTTTGGACAAGAGACTCAGAGGGATAGATGCGGAGAAGGCCATTTATTTTATACCGTCCAATGCAGAAGACATCGTGCTGGTAAATGATGGAGTGCTCAAGTGGATTTATACGGTGACAGGCGTCGCTGAGGGCGGCTACATAGAGCCAACAATTTCCATTACGTCCGGGTTGAATGTCAACGAGGCTTCGCTTGTTGGGTTCTTCAGAAAAAGCCTGGATGAGTTATCAAAGGAGTTTGACGTGGAAATAGCGGCTCAAGGGAAAAATCAGGCGGACGGTTACGATGTTCACCTGATAGGTCTGGAATCGCATGTCCTGGCGGCAGAACCGCATTTTCGCTCATTGCTCGAACTGTATCAGGCTTCTACACATGGTGGTCCTGAGGTGTTTGTGGATTACTTTGAGTTGGATGGATATTCGTTAATACCGCTAGTAATTGGGGTGGATATGGCCAACATGCGACATTTATCTAGAACCTATAGGACGCAGGttcgtcttcctcctttggTTTCGCATTTTTCGAGTTCAGAAGGGGACGTCTGCAGACCTCATGTACTTCTATCAAGCGATGTTCATTCGCTGGTTTTATCCGCCAAGAAGGCGATTTTGGCCACAGTGGAGATGTCACAGTCATCAATTTATTATCACAGGCTTGAAAACGTGTCACCGGGCAAGCTTCTCTTTATCCGGAAATATTACACATCTGAACTGAAGCGCATGATTATAAAGTACCAATCCTTCATCAGAGTTACAGAGTCGTACGTTGAGTTTCAAGCTCCCTGCTCAACGTTATTGAACTCCGTGATCAAAGTTTTCACGATCAATATTCTGCACCAAATAGTTGAGATCCAGATCACCCTTACTGATGATCACTCATTCACCCATGATGCGATTAGAGCTATCGTCTCCGATAGAGAATGCGGTCCTATTGTTGTAATGAAGCTTCCTGGCACTGAGTCACAACTAGTTTTAGTCAAGAATCACTCCTTCTTGCAGGTCGGTACAGCTTCCTGCGCGACAGCAAGACCTAAAAGCAATGAAGTCATGTATCATTTGTCATTGATCCTCAGAGCATTGCCACAAAACTCATTGAGACAGCTGAGAGCCATTTTTGAACTCCATACTGATTATGAAGAATTTATATCAGGGAAGAAAAACGGTAAAGTGACCCGTATCATGGAAACTGTTCCCAGCCTCATAAAGCTGGAGAAATTTCTGGAAGATGAcaatcttttcctcatcctAACAGCTGACAATttcaatgatttttcaAGCGCATTTTCCATGGTCCTCAACGAGTTGCCCGCTGAGGAATCCTTCTTTATACCGGAACTTTATCACAGGCCTGTGATAGGCGCTGGGGGATCTGTTATACAGGCAACTATGAAGAAGTACAACGTATTCGTCAGATTCTCGAATAGTTTTTTCCTCCCGCAGAATGATTTATCACACATACGGTATGACAACGTTATTATTCGATGTCCCTATAAAAACGTTTCCACAATACTAGAAGCAAAAAGAGAACTGAACTCTCTTGCCAGAGGATATGGCAATGCGCAAGCGAGAGTTTTGCTTCGATTTTCGCCTGGGCAGTACAGGCATATGCTATCGTTTAAACGCGGGGCCCAGATGATTGGAGAAATCGAAAAAAATTACAGCGTATATATAATGTTCCCTTTCGAAGAACCAGCCAATGATTATCTTCTCGAAATTCGCGGCAATGACGAGAATCCAGCGGAAGCGGCTAAGGAGCTAATCAAAACTTGTTTTGGcattgaaagagaactgAAATTGAATAAACCCATTAAGCCAACGAATGACGTGTACAATAGCATTGTCGTTCCTTTCAAACATGCTATGCAGATAGAGGTAACATTCTCGAAAAGCATTGTAAGGTTAACCTACGAGCAGGGCAGCTCGTTACTTCCCAAGGCGGTACAGATACTGACAGATTACCTCAAATCTCAAAATCTGAGAATAGTTTCAAAGGATGTCACTGTTGATTTCATTGTCACAAATGATAAGCCACTTATGTGA
- the IRC19 gene encoding Irc19p (ancestral locus Anc_4.25): MRWHTICTRNALINGNYTLIKNNSKYLVPKEIAADYGSLSDEILMRILYRRFMRLRPFVSCRKMVRDTYTDYLRYKFKVEDYDLKRSLIFKESSNASVKEQVWNSLTFVTKAVTYLPETAVVKWDLARDNTTCRQILKNILTMEYQKASEIGQAAKRKSKSNPYSDLKLRFNHIRNCDSSASFRAFGEFDISLLYLNEMLRTRL; encoded by the coding sequence ATGAGATGGCATACTATCTGTACGAGGAATGCTTTGATTAATGGAAACTACACactgatcaagaacaattCAAAATATCTGGTTCCGAAGGAAATTGCTGCGGATTATGGGTCTCTTTCTGATGAAATTTTGATGAGAATCTTGTACCGCAGGTTCATGAGACTACGTCCCTTTGTTTCATGTCGAAAAATGGTCAGAGATACCTACACTGACTATCTTCGGTACAAATTTAAAGTGGAGGATtatgatttgaaaagatctttaatcttcaaagagtcgTCGAACGCGAGCGTTAAGGAACAAGTGTGGAATAGCTTGACATTTGTCACCAAAGCTGTAACTTACCTCCCTGAGACAGCTGTAGTGAAGTGGGATTTGGCGAGGGACAACACGACATGTCGacagatcttgaaaaatatTTTGACGATGGAATATCAGAAAGCATCAGAGATTGGTCAGGCAGCcaaaagaaagagcaaaaGTAATCCTTACtctgatttgaagctgagaTTTAATCACATCAGAAACTGcgattcttcagcgagTTTTAGAGCGTTTGGCGAATTTGATATAAGCTTGCTTTATCTGAATGAAATGTTGCGCACTAGATTGTAA
- the RTC6 gene encoding mitochondrial 54S ribosomal protein bL36m (ancestral locus Anc_6.178): MLQGSLFTILKRSGSGLLKTRSTPSMVLMRSGITPQSFPSAGGQLMTPFLTRGFKVRTSVKKFCNDCYIVRRKGRVYVYCKSNGKHKQRQG; this comes from the coding sequence ATGTTACAGGGTTCGCTATTCACAATCTTGAAGCGGTCTGGTTCAGGACTTCTCAAAACGAGAAGCACGCCTTCAATGGTTTTAATGAGATCGGGTATCACTCCACAAAGTTTTCCTTCGGCGGGTGGCCAGTTGATGACGCCCTTTTTGACCCGAGGCTTCAAGGTAAGGACGTCGGTGAAGAAATTCTGTAACGACTGCTACATTGTCAGACGTAAAGGTAGAGTATATGTTTATTGCAAGTCTAATGGGAAGCATAAGCAACGCCAGGGCTAG